A DNA window from Pseudomonas wuhanensis contains the following coding sequences:
- a CDS encoding anhydro-N-acetylmuramic acid kinase: protein MALYIGVMSGTSLDGLDIALIEQTPAIKLIATHYIPMPDSLRADLLGLCASGPDEIARSAIAQQNWVKLAAQGIHTLLDQQNLKPDDIRAIGSHGQTIRHEPARGFTVQIGNPALLTELTGITVVSDFRSRDVAAGGQGAPLVPAFHEALFEERAGNRAVLNVGGFSNLSLIEPGKPVAGFDCGPGNVLLDAWIHQQRGDNFDRDGQWAASGKVEPVLLNELLSDPFFVTQGPKSTGREVFNLPWLMQHLSQLPTFAAEDVQATLLELTALTIVESLQSAQSDTEELLVCGGGAHNATLMKRLAGLLPNAKVSSTAAYGVDPDWVEAMAFAWLAHCCLEGIAANRPSVTGARGLRVLGAIYPA from the coding sequence GGACTGGACATTGCGCTGATTGAGCAAACCCCGGCGATCAAGCTGATCGCCACCCATTACATCCCTATGCCTGACTCCCTGCGCGCCGATCTGCTTGGCTTGTGCGCCAGCGGCCCGGACGAGATTGCCCGCTCCGCCATTGCCCAGCAAAACTGGGTGAAACTGGCCGCACAGGGCATTCACACCCTCCTCGACCAACAAAATCTGAAACCCGACGACATTCGCGCGATTGGCAGCCACGGCCAGACCATTCGCCACGAGCCGGCGCGCGGGTTCACCGTGCAAATCGGCAACCCGGCTTTGCTCACCGAGCTGACCGGCATCACCGTAGTCAGCGATTTTCGCAGCCGCGATGTAGCCGCAGGCGGGCAAGGCGCGCCATTGGTTCCAGCCTTCCATGAAGCCCTGTTTGAGGAGCGGGCTGGTAACCGTGCGGTATTGAACGTCGGCGGATTCAGCAATCTCAGCCTGATCGAGCCCGGCAAACCTGTCGCGGGTTTTGACTGCGGCCCGGGGAACGTCCTGCTGGATGCCTGGATTCATCAACAACGCGGCGACAACTTCGATCGCGACGGCCAATGGGCCGCCAGTGGCAAAGTTGAACCGGTTCTGTTGAATGAGCTGCTCAGCGATCCTTTCTTTGTAACCCAAGGCCCGAAGAGCACTGGCCGCGAAGTGTTCAATCTCCCGTGGCTGATGCAGCATCTGTCGCAGCTACCAACCTTCGCTGCCGAAGATGTACAGGCCACGCTGCTTGAGTTGACTGCGCTGACCATTGTCGAGTCATTGCAAAGCGCCCAATCAGATACTGAAGAGCTGCTTGTCTGTGGTGGCGGCGCACACAACGCCACGCTGATGAAACGCTTGGCCGGTCTGTTGCCGAACGCGAAAGTCAGCAGCACCGCTGCGTATGGCGTAGACCCGGACTGGGTCGAAGCCATGGCCTTCGCCTGGCTGGCCCATTGCTGCCTGGAAGGTATCGCGGCCAACCGCCCAAGTGTCACCGGTGCCCGCGGCCTGCGCGTACTCGGCGCCATCTACCCCGCCTGA
- the hemJ gene encoding protoporphyrinogen oxidase HemJ, translated as MLYLWLKALHIISMVCWFAGLFYLPRLFVYHAQSEDTVSKERFSLMERKLYRGIMGPAMIATLVFGIWLISLNPSAYFTQGAWMHAKLTLVVILIGYHHMCGAQVKRFARGENTRSHVFYRWFNEVPVLILLAIVILVVVRPF; from the coding sequence ATGCTTTATCTGTGGCTCAAAGCGCTTCACATCATCAGCATGGTCTGCTGGTTTGCCGGCCTGTTTTACCTGCCGCGCCTGTTCGTCTATCACGCCCAAAGCGAAGACACTGTCAGCAAGGAACGCTTCAGTCTCATGGAGCGCAAGCTGTACCGGGGCATCATGGGCCCGGCGATGATCGCCACCCTGGTGTTCGGCATCTGGCTGATCAGTCTCAACCCAAGTGCCTACTTTACCCAAGGTGCATGGATGCATGCCAAATTGACCCTGGTGGTGATCCTGATCGGCTATCACCACATGTGCGGTGCACAGGTAAAACGTTTTGCCCGTGGCGAAAACACCCGCAGCCATGTCTTTTATCGCTGGTTCAATGAAGTGCCGGTTCTGATATTGCTGGCTATCGTAATTCTGGTCGTCGTTCGGCCGTTTTAA
- the erpA gene encoding iron-sulfur cluster insertion protein ErpA — protein MSVESFTPTALQFTHGAAHKVKSLVDEEGNDRLKLRVFVTGGGCSGFQYGFTFDEEVADDDTIVEREGVSLVVDPMSFQYLAGAEVDYQEGLEGSRFVIKNPNATTTCGCGSSFSI, from the coding sequence ATGAGCGTCGAATCCTTCACCCCCACGGCTTTGCAATTCACCCACGGTGCCGCGCACAAGGTGAAGAGCCTGGTCGATGAAGAGGGGAATGATCGCTTGAAGCTGCGCGTATTCGTTACGGGCGGCGGTTGTTCAGGGTTTCAGTACGGCTTCACCTTCGATGAAGAAGTGGCCGATGACGACACCATCGTCGAGCGCGAAGGCGTCAGCCTGGTGGTCGATCCGATGAGCTTCCAGTACCTGGCAGGTGCCGAAGTGGATTACCAGGAAGGTCTGGAAGGTTCGCGTTTCGTGATCAAGAACCCGAACGCTACCACCACGTGTGGCTGCGGCTCTTCGTTCTCGATCTGA
- a CDS encoding histidine triad nucleotide-binding protein, producing the protein MDTLFTKIINREIPAKIIYEDDQVLAFHDIAPQAPVHFLVVPKKPVRTLNDLTEDDKALAGHILFTAQRLALELGCEEGFRVVMNCNELGGQTVYHIHMHVLGQRQMHWPPG; encoded by the coding sequence GTGGATACTCTGTTCACCAAGATCATCAACCGGGAAATCCCGGCGAAGATCATTTACGAGGACGACCAGGTACTGGCCTTCCACGACATCGCACCACAGGCCCCCGTGCATTTCCTGGTAGTCCCGAAGAAACCGGTGCGCACCCTTAACGACCTCACCGAGGACGACAAGGCTTTGGCCGGACATATTCTGTTCACGGCCCAGCGTCTGGCTCTGGAATTGGGCTGTGAAGAAGGTTTCCGGGTGGTCATGAACTGCAATGAATTGGGCGGGCAGACCGTCTATCACATTCATATGCACGTGCTGGGTCAACGCCAGATGCACTGGCCACCGGGCTGA
- a CDS encoding NAD(P)H-dependent flavin oxidoreductase codes for MSLPALLEQRLRLPVVAAPMFLISNPELVLACCRNGVVGSFPALNQRESSGFKAWLEEIEAGLAILENPAPYAVNLIVHNSNPRLQADLAICIEHKVPIVITSLGAVKELVDAVHSYGGLVFHDVTTRRHAEKAAEAGVDGLIAVAAGAGGHAGTWSPFSLIAEIRQFFDKTLLLAGCLNHGHEILAAQLLGADLAYFGTRFIGTTESHAPDAYKEMLLTSRAADIVHTPAVSGVPASFMRRSLEAAGFDIAALQGKGEVNFGSKLKPLSDEAKAWKTVWSAGQGVGEIDDLPSVDQLIARLDAEYRKALELAAALPKRWPR; via the coding sequence ATGTCGCTGCCCGCTTTGCTCGAACAACGTTTGCGTCTGCCCGTGGTGGCAGCGCCGATGTTCCTGATTTCCAACCCTGAGCTGGTGCTCGCCTGCTGCCGTAATGGCGTAGTCGGCAGCTTTCCCGCGCTGAACCAGCGTGAGAGCAGCGGTTTCAAGGCTTGGCTGGAAGAAATCGAAGCAGGACTGGCGATACTGGAAAACCCCGCGCCTTACGCGGTGAACCTGATCGTCCACAACAGCAACCCGCGATTGCAGGCGGATCTGGCGATCTGCATCGAGCACAAAGTACCGATCGTGATCACCAGCCTCGGCGCCGTGAAGGAACTGGTCGACGCCGTGCACAGCTATGGCGGCCTGGTGTTTCACGACGTGACAACCCGTCGCCACGCGGAAAAAGCCGCCGAGGCCGGCGTGGACGGTTTGATCGCCGTGGCTGCGGGCGCCGGGGGTCACGCCGGGACCTGGAGCCCGTTTTCGCTGATCGCCGAGATTCGCCAGTTTTTCGACAAGACCCTGCTACTGGCCGGCTGCCTGAACCATGGCCATGAAATTCTTGCCGCGCAATTGCTCGGCGCGGATTTGGCCTACTTCGGTACGCGATTTATCGGTACCACGGAAAGTCATGCACCTGACGCGTATAAGGAGATGCTCCTGACTTCCAGAGCCGCAGACATCGTCCATACTCCAGCGGTGTCGGGAGTACCGGCAAGCTTTATGCGTCGGAGCCTGGAGGCCGCCGGTTTCGATATAGCAGCCCTGCAAGGCAAGGGTGAGGTGAACTTCGGCTCCAAGCTCAAGCCGTTGAGCGATGAAGCCAAAGCCTGGAAAACCGTGTGGTCCGCAGGCCAGGGCGTCGGAGAAATCGATGACCTGCCGAGTGTCGATCAACTGATCGCACGTCTCGATGCCGAATACCGCAAGGCGCTGGAACTGGCGGCGGCGCTGCCCAAGCGCTGGCCGCGCTGA
- the coq7 gene encoding 2-polyprenyl-3-methyl-6-methoxy-1,4-benzoquinone monooxygenase — MTTQRHYSPIDRLLLQADAAMRTLLPFSGQPYRPSPAIVQPDAQMSDEDTRHVAGLMRINHTGEVCAQALYQGQALTAKLPRVRAAMEHAAEEEIDHLVWCEQRIHQLGSHTSILNPLFYGMSFGIGAVAGLISDKVSLGFVAATEHQVCKHLNEHLEQLPAEDEKSRAILEQMRIDEEHHAESALDAGGFRFPAPVKFGMSLLAKVMTKSTYRI, encoded by the coding sequence ATGACTACCCAACGTCACTACTCGCCAATTGACCGTCTTCTGCTGCAAGCCGATGCCGCGATGCGTACTTTGTTGCCCTTCAGTGGTCAGCCCTACCGTCCATCGCCTGCCATCGTGCAGCCGGATGCGCAGATGAGCGACGAGGACACCCGGCACGTCGCCGGTTTGATGCGCATCAACCATACCGGCGAAGTCTGCGCCCAGGCGCTATACCAAGGTCAGGCCCTGACCGCCAAGCTGCCGAGAGTGCGCGCCGCCATGGAGCACGCCGCCGAAGAAGAAATCGACCATCTGGTCTGGTGCGAACAACGCATTCATCAGTTGGGCAGCCATACCAGCATCCTCAATCCGCTGTTCTACGGCATGTCGTTCGGGATCGGCGCAGTCGCCGGGCTGATCAGCGACAAAGTCAGCCTGGGTTTCGTTGCTGCCACCGAGCATCAGGTCTGCAAACACCTGAACGAACACCTTGAGCAACTGCCAGCCGAGGACGAAAAGTCCCGGGCGATCCTGGAGCAGATGCGCATCGATGAAGAGCATCATGCTGAAAGTGCGCTGGATGCAGGTGGATTTCGTTTTCCGGCGCCAGTGAAATTCGGGATGAGTTTGTTGGCCAAGGTGATGACGAAGAGTACTTATCGGATCTGA
- a CDS encoding DUF805 domain-containing protein, whose translation MSENRFKIVFDGALQPGVDATTAKLNLAELFKSDVAAIERLFSGRTVALKRDLSHADAQTYLQALTKTGIDARIETEPSIELNLSDVHEHAPANSQPFTADPDSPYAPPRASVGEALPEFSALKAFSFVGRIGRLRFLAWTMALTLVTLGVGAVLAVFGFALISTDSTAGLILAGLLAFILVVVLAFISIQFSVQRLHDIGWSGWLWLLNLVPVVGSIFPFVIMIVPGNNTANRYGAPPPPNSNAVRVLASLWLVFIAIMFVGGLTGGLTAIQDEYESATESTYQSSSMITDEVEVEPAEEAEQAPNSSDDAAEAAEPPVDSAKE comes from the coding sequence ATGAGCGAAAACCGTTTCAAGATCGTCTTCGATGGCGCTCTGCAGCCAGGTGTTGACGCCACCACCGCGAAGCTCAATCTCGCCGAGCTGTTCAAAAGCGATGTCGCGGCTATCGAGCGCCTGTTCAGTGGCCGGACAGTTGCACTCAAGCGCGACCTGTCACACGCCGATGCGCAGACTTACCTTCAGGCACTGACGAAAACCGGCATCGATGCCCGAATCGAAACAGAACCCTCGATCGAGCTGAACCTGTCCGACGTTCACGAACACGCCCCTGCCAACAGCCAACCTTTCACGGCAGATCCCGATTCTCCCTATGCACCGCCCCGCGCCTCTGTCGGCGAAGCACTGCCGGAGTTTTCTGCACTCAAGGCATTCAGTTTCGTTGGCCGCATCGGTCGCTTGCGCTTTCTCGCCTGGACGATGGCTCTTACGCTGGTGACGCTTGGCGTTGGCGCCGTGCTGGCTGTTTTCGGCTTCGCGCTCATCAGCACGGACTCGACTGCAGGCTTGATTCTCGCTGGCCTGCTCGCCTTTATCCTGGTCGTGGTGCTCGCCTTCATCAGCATCCAGTTCAGCGTGCAGCGCCTGCACGATATCGGCTGGTCCGGCTGGCTCTGGCTGCTGAACCTTGTACCGGTCGTGGGCAGCATTTTTCCGTTTGTAATAATGATTGTGCCGGGTAACAACACGGCCAACCGGTATGGCGCACCACCACCGCCCAACAGCAACGCGGTCAGGGTGCTGGCTTCGCTGTGGCTGGTGTTTATCGCGATCATGTTCGTCGGCGGGCTGACTGGAGGCCTCACCGCGATTCAGGATGAGTACGAAAGCGCCACCGAGAGCACCTATCAAAGCAGCTCGATGATCACCGACGAAGTTGAAGTGGAGCCGGCCGAAGAGGCCGAACAAGCGCCAAATTCATCCGATGATGCAGCCGAAGCAGCCGAGCCCCCTGTAGACTCTGCAAAAGAATGA
- the argC gene encoding N-acetyl-gamma-glutamyl-phosphate reductase — protein sequence MVKVGIVGGTGYTGVELLRLLAQHPQAEVVVITSRSEAGLAVADMYPNLRGHYDGLAFSVPDIKTLGACDVVFFATPHGVAHALAGELLAAGTKVIDLSADFRLQDADEWAKWYGQPHGAPQLLEEAVYGLPEVNREQIKQARLIAVPGCYPTATQLGFLPLLEAGLADTTRLIADCKSGVSGAGRGASVGSLYAETSESMKAYAVKGHRHLPEIRQGLRRAAGKDVGLTFVPHLTPMIRGIHSTLYATVVDRSVDLQALFEKRYANEPFVDVMPAGSHPETRSVRGANVCRIAVHRPQDGDLVVVLSVIDNLVKGASGQAVQNLNILFGLDERLGLSHAGMLP from the coding sequence ATGGTCAAGGTCGGTATCGTCGGCGGCACGGGTTACACCGGTGTCGAACTGCTGCGTCTGTTGGCACAGCATCCGCAAGCTGAAGTGGTGGTGATCACTTCCCGATCCGAGGCCGGCCTGGCCGTGGCCGATATGTACCCGAACCTGCGAGGCCATTACGACGGCCTGGCTTTCAGCGTTCCGGACATCAAGACCCTCGGGGCCTGCGACGTGGTGTTCTTTGCCACACCGCACGGTGTCGCCCATGCCCTGGCGGGTGAATTGCTGGCTGCCGGGACCAAGGTCATCGACCTGTCGGCAGACTTCCGTCTGCAAGACGCCGATGAGTGGGCCAAATGGTACGGCCAGCCGCACGGTGCGCCGCAATTGCTGGAGGAAGCGGTCTACGGCCTGCCGGAAGTCAATCGCGAGCAAATCAAGCAAGCGCGTCTGATTGCTGTGCCGGGTTGCTACCCGACTGCCACGCAATTGGGTTTCCTGCCGTTACTTGAAGCTGGTCTGGCAGATACCACGCGTTTGATTGCAGACTGCAAATCCGGCGTCAGCGGCGCCGGTCGTGGTGCCTCGGTAGGTTCGCTGTACGCCGAGACGTCGGAAAGCATGAAGGCTTACGCCGTCAAAGGGCACCGTCACTTGCCGGAAATCCGCCAGGGCCTGCGTCGTGCAGCGGGCAAGGACGTTGGTCTGACCTTTGTTCCGCACCTGACGCCGATGATTCGCGGTATTCACTCGACGCTCTACGCAACTGTCGTGGACCGTTCGGTGGATCTGCAAGCACTGTTCGAAAAGCGCTATGCCAATGAGCCGTTCGTCGATGTGATGCCTGCCGGTAGCCATCCGGAAACCCGCAGCGTGCGCGGCGCCAACGTTTGCCGTATTGCCGTGCATCGTCCGCAGGATGGTGATCTGGTGGTGGTATTGTCGGTGATCGACAACCTGGTCAAAGGCGCGTCGGGTCAGGCGGTGCAGAACCTGAATATCCTGTTCGGCCTGGATGAGCGCTTGGGTCTTTCCCATGCGGGCATGCTGCCGTAA
- a CDS encoding SDR family NAD(P)-dependent oxidoreductase — translation MTRYALITGASSGIGLAMAEALARRGRSLILVARQRDQLESIAIELTQRFGVEVLFRACDLGEPLRLSGFLLELEEGDRQIDLLVNCAGMGTCGPFLAQDWMTEQDLIEVNILALTRLCHAIGNSMALQGGGQILNVASVAAFHPGPWMSTYYASKAYVLHFSEGLRVELKKCAVKVSVLCPGPTRTAFFRTAQLDTDKLVESKLLMSPEEVALYTVRALAKNRAIIIPGRLNRWFAFLPRLGSRWLTRTIAGMVNKAYCPR, via the coding sequence ATGACCCGTTACGCTCTGATCACTGGCGCTTCCAGCGGCATCGGCCTGGCGATGGCCGAAGCGCTGGCCCGGCGCGGCCGCAGCCTGATACTGGTGGCCCGACAGCGTGATCAGCTGGAAAGCATTGCGATTGAACTGACTCAACGTTTTGGTGTGGAAGTGTTGTTTCGTGCCTGTGACCTGGGCGAGCCGCTGAGGCTGTCCGGTTTTTTGCTGGAGCTGGAGGAAGGCGACCGGCAGATAGATTTGCTGGTCAACTGTGCCGGCATGGGTACCTGCGGCCCGTTCCTGGCCCAGGACTGGATGACCGAGCAAGATCTGATCGAAGTGAACATCCTGGCCCTCACTCGCTTGTGCCATGCCATCGGCAACAGCATGGCCTTGCAGGGCGGCGGACAGATTCTGAACGTCGCCTCGGTCGCGGCGTTCCATCCCGGCCCCTGGATGAGCACTTATTACGCCAGCAAAGCTTACGTACTGCATTTTTCCGAAGGTTTGCGCGTTGAACTGAAAAAGTGCGCGGTCAAGGTATCGGTGCTCTGCCCCGGCCCGACCCGCACGGCGTTTTTCCGCACCGCGCAACTGGACACCGACAAACTGGTCGAGAGCAAACTGCTAATGAGTCCAGAAGAAGTCGCGCTCTATACCGTGCGCGCGCTGGCGAAAAATCGCGCCATTATTATCCCCGGTCGCCTGAATCGCTGGTTCGCGTTCCTGCCGCGGCTCGGCTCACGCTGGCTGACCCGGACAATCGCAGGCATGGTCAACAAAGCCTATTGCCCGCGCTGA